A window of Pseudomonas denitrificans (nom. rej.) genomic DNA:
CTGGGTTTCGAGATGGCCGATCGTTACGGGCGCTACCTGCAAGCCGATTTCGATAAGGTGAGTATCGCCACTCTCCTGCTGCCTACCGGGCAGGAAGGGGACGAGAACCTGAACCACAAGTTCAAGTTCATGGACGATTTCGCCCAGTACATGAACAAGCAGCGCCGCAAGCGCCGCGAATACATCTATTGCGGCTCGCTGTACGTCGCGCACCAGAAGCTGGACGTGAAGAACTGGCGCGAATGCCAGCAATCGCCGGGCTTCATGGCGCCGGAGCGTGGCTGGATGGATGAGATCTTCGGCACCATGGGCTACGTCGACGCCCTGCGCGAGGTCAATCGCGAAGGCGACCAGTACAGCTGGTGGCCGGACAGCGAACAGGCCGAGCTGCTCAACCTGGGCTGGCGCTTCGACTATCAGATCCTCACGCCGGGTCTGCGCCGCTTCGTGCGCAGCGCCAAGCTGCCGCGCCAGCCGCGCTTCTCCCAGCATGCGCCGCTGATCGTCGATTACGACTGGACCCTGAGCATCTGAGTCCTGTCACACCGCCGCGAGGCGGACAGAAAAAAGCCGGCTTCGAGCCGGCTTTTTCGCATCTGGAGCGCGCTTACTTGAGCGGACGCCAGGTGAAGGGATAGCGGTAATCCAGCCCTTCATTGGCCTTGATCCCGGCAATGATGGTCAGCACCAGTGCGCCGATGCTCACCAGGCCCAGCAGGAAGAAGCCGATCACCACCAGCATCAGCAGACAGCTGACCACCACCGCGAGGCTCACGGTGATCTGGAAGTTCAGCGCTTCCTTGCCCTGACGGTCCACGAACGGGTCCGATTCACGCTTGATCTGCCAGACGATCAGCGGCCCGAGCAGGTTGCCGAAGGGGAAAATGAAGCCAAGGAAGGCGGCAAAGTGGCAGAACATCGCCCACTGACGGGCTTCCTGGCTCGGCTGAACCTGCTGTACCGGTACTTCGTCGCTCATCCTTTCGCTCCTTGCACTTGAAGATCGGGCGGGCTGGCCGCCCGCCGGGTCAGTCTGCCAGCGCGGCGCGCTGCAGTTCGAACAGCTCGCGCAGGCCCTGCTGCGCCAGTTCCAGCATGGCATTGAGCTCGGCCGGCTGGAAGGGGGCGCCCTCGGCGGTGCCCTGGACTTCGATAAAGCCACCGGCATCGGTCATGACCACGTTCAGGTCGGTCTCGGCCGCGGAGTCTTCTAGGTAGTCCAGGTCCAGCACCGGCTCGCCCTGGTACATGCCCACGGAAACCGCGGCGACCATCTGCTTGAGCGGGTTGCCCTTGAGTGCGCCACGCTTCTTCAGCACGGCCAGGGCGTCGATCAGCGCCACGGTGGCGCCGGTGATCGAAGCGGTGCGGGTGCCGCCGTCGGCCTGGATCACATCGCAGTCGATGTACAGGGTGTTCTCGCCGAGCTTGGACAGGTCCAGCGCGGCACGCAGGGAGCGGCCGATCAGGCGCTGGATCTCCAGGGTGCGACCACCCTGTTTGCCGCGCGCGGCCTCACGCTGGTTACGCTCGCCGGTGGAACGCGGCAGCATGCCGTATTCGGCGGTCAGCCAGCCCTGGCCCTGGCCCTTGAGGAAGCGCGGCACACCGGATTCGGCGCTGACGGTGCAGATCACCTTGGTGTCGCCGAACTCGACCAGCACGGAGCCCTCGGCGTGCTTGGTGTAATGGCGGGTGATACGGATCGGGCGCAGTTGGTCGGCGGCGCGGCCACTGGGACGGTTCATGGAGGCATCCTGTACAGATTACTGGCGGGGAATGTCCGCCATTATAGAGGCCAGCGGACGGGCGCAACCACCGCCGGCGTGCTGCGGCGCGCTACGCTGGGGTACAATTACCGGTTTCCGACGACCTGTCGGCCGTTTTCCCAGCCCATTCAGAGAGGTGACTCCATGGTCCACAGCATGACCGCCTTCGCCCGCGTCGAGCGCGCCAGCACCCATGGAACCCTGAGCTGGGAGCTGCGCTCGGTCAACCACCGCTACCTCGAGCCCAACCTGCGCCTGCCCGAAGCCTTCCGCGACCTCGAAGGCGCGGTGCGCGAGGCGCTGCGCCAGGGCCTGTCGCGCGGCAAGGTGGAATGCACCCTGCGCTTCAACGAGGAAAACGCCGGCAAGGCGCTGCAGGTCGACCGCGAGCGCGCCGCGCAACTGGTCGCCGCCGCCGAGACCGTCGCCGACCTGATCAAGAACCCCGCCCCGCTCGATCCGCTGGCCGTGCTGGCCTGGCCCGGCGTGCTGGTGGGCGATGCCGCCGATCCGCAGGCACTCAACGCCAGCGCGCTGGCCGCTTTCACCCAGGCCCTGGATGAACTCAAGGCCGGCCGCGCCCGCGAAGGTGCCGAGCTTTCGAAGATTATCGACGAGCGCCTGACAGCCATGCAGGAAGACGTGGCCAACCTGCGCCAGCTGGTGCCGGAAATGCTCGCCAACCAGCGCCAGAAGGTGCTCGACCGCTTCACCGAGATGAAAGCCGAGCTCGACCCGCAGCGCCTGGAACAGGAAATGGTCCTGCTGGCGCAGAAGAGCGACGTTGCCGAGGAGCTGGATCGCCTCACCACCCACGTCACCGAAGTACGCCGCGTGCTCAAGGCGGGCGGCGCCGCCGGCCGGCGCCTGGACTTCCTGATGCAGGAACTCAACCGCGAGGCCAACACGCTGGGCTCGAAGGCTTTCGACCCGCGCTCCACCCAGGCCGCGGTCAACCTCAAGGTCCTGATCGAGCAGATGCGCGAACAGGTCCAGAATATCGAGTAAGCCGGACGCATCCGGCTTCAACCACAGTCAACCGCAACTCCAGGAAAGCGCCATGTCCGGCACCCTCTACATCGTTTCCGCCCCGTCCGGCGCCGGCAAGACCAGCCTGGTCAAGGCCCTGCTCGACGCCATGCCCAGCGTGCGCGTCTCCGTCTCCCACACCACTCGCGGCATGCGCCCGGGCGAAGTGGACGGGGTGAACTACCACTTCGTCGGCCACGACACCTTCCGCGCCATGCTCGAGCGCAACGAATTCCTCGAGCACGCGCAGGTCTTCGACAACCTCTACGGCACCTCTCAGCGCTGGGTCGAGAAGACCCTCGCCGAAGGCAACGACCTGATCCTGGAGATCGACTGGCAGGGCGCGCAGCAGGTACGCCGGCTGATGCCCCAGGCGCAGTCGATCTTCATCCTGCCGCCGACCCAGGAAGCCCTGCGCCAGCGCCTGACCAACCGCGGCCAGGACAGCGACGAGGTGATCGAGCGGCGCATGCAGGAAGCCGTCAGCGAAATGAGCCACTATGTGGAATACGATCACCTGGTGATCAACGACGATTTCGCCCACGCGCTGGAAGACCTCAAGGCGATCTTCCGCGCCCGCCAGCTCCGTCAGGATGCCCAGCAGCAGCGTCACACCGAGCTGCTGCAACGCCTGTTGGCCTGAAGTCGCCGAGAGAAGGCACTTCCATAAAGATTGGCGATTTTTTAGACTATCCAGTCCGCCCGGCATTTTCCGGGCCTACATTTCAGTACGAGGAACACCATGGCCCGCGTCACCGTTGAAGACTGCCTGGACAACGTCGATAACCGTTTCGAGCTGGTCATGCTCGCCACCAAGCGTTCGCGTCAGCTGGCCACCGGCGGCAAAGAGCCGAAGGTACCGTGGGAAAACGACAAGCCCACCGTCGTCGCCCTGCGCGAAATCGCTTCCGGCCTGATCGACAACGAAATCGTTCTGCTGGAGGACGTGGTTGAAGAAGAACCGCTGTTCGCTGCCTTCGAAGACGAGGCCAACAACGAGGCCCTGTAAGTCTATGTCCGGCCGACGAATCGGTGCACTGCGACGTACCGCTCGGCAGGGGGTGAACCCATGCCGAGCATAGATGCCTTCGCCGATCGTCTGTCGAGCTATCTGGGCCCGGACCAGGTCAACCTGGTCCGCCGCGCCTACTACTACGCCGAGCAGGCCCACGACGGGCAGCGCCGCCGCAGCGGCGAGGCTTACGTCACCCATCCGCTCGCCGTCGCCAATATCCTCGCCGACATGCACATGGACCATCAGAGCCTGATGGCGGCCATGCTGCACGACGTGATCGAGGACACCGGCATCGCCAAGGAAGCGCTCACCGCGCAGTTCGGCGAAACCGTCTCGGAACTCGTGGACGGGGTCAGCAAGCTGACCCAGATGAACTTCGAGTCCAAGGCCGAGGCGCAGGCCGAGAACTTCCAGAAGATGGCCATGGCCATGGCACGCGACATCCGCGTGATCCTGGTGAAGCTGGCCGACCGCCTGCACAACATGCGCACCCTGGAAGTGCTGTCCGGCGAGAAGCGCCGGCGCATCGCCAAGGAAACCCTGGAAATCTACGCCCCCATCGCCAACCGGCTGGGCATGCACAGCATGCGCGTGGAATTCGAGGACCTGGGCTTCAAGGCCATGCACCCGATGCGCTCCGAGCGCATCCGCCAGGCGGTGAAGAAGGCCCGTGGCAACCGCCGCGAGATCGTCGGCAAGATCCAGGAATCGCTGGTCAACTGCCTCGCCCGCGAAAGCATGGAAGGCCAGGTCCTGGGCCGCGAGAAGCACCTGTTCAGCATCTACAAGAAGATGCGCGGCAAGCGCAAGGCGTTCAACGAGATCATGGACGTCTACGCCTTCCGCATCGTGGTCGACAAGGTCGACACCTGCTACCGCGTGCTCGGCGCCGTGCACAACCTGTACAAGCCGTTCCCCGGTCGCTTCAAGGACTACATCGCGATTCCCAAGGCCAACGGCTACCAGTCGTTGCACACCACGCTGTTCGGCATGCACGGCGTGCCCATCGAGATCCAGATCCGCACCCGCGAGATGGAAGAGATGGCCAACCACGGCATCGCCGCGCACTGGCTGTACAAGTCCAGCGAAGAGGAAGCGCAGAAAGGCACCCATGCCCGCGCCCGCCAGTGGGTGAAGGGCATCCTCGAACTGCAGCAGCGTGCCGGCAACTCGCTGGAATTCATCGAGAACGTGAAGATCGACCTGTTCCCGGACGAGGTCTACGTCTTCACGCCCAAGGGCCGCATCATGGAGCTGCCCAAGGGCTCCACGGCCGTCGACTTCGCCTACGCGGTGCACACCGACGTCGGCAACAGCTGCATCGCCTG
This region includes:
- a CDS encoding exodeoxyribonuclease III; amino-acid sequence: MRIISVNVNGIQAAAERGLLSWLQAQNADVICLQDTRASAFDLDDPSYQLDGYFLYACDAEVPSQGGVAIYSRLQPKAVISGLGFEMADRYGRYLQADFDKVSIATLLLPTGQEGDENLNHKFKFMDDFAQYMNKQRRKRREYIYCGSLYVAHQKLDVKNWRECQQSPGFMAPERGWMDEIFGTMGYVDALREVNREGDQYSWWPDSEQAELLNLGWRFDYQILTPGLRRFVRSAKLPRQPRFSQHAPLIVDYDWTLSI
- a CDS encoding DUF4870 domain-containing protein; this translates as MSDEVPVQQVQPSQEARQWAMFCHFAAFLGFIFPFGNLLGPLIVWQIKRESDPFVDRQGKEALNFQITVSLAVVVSCLLMLVVIGFFLLGLVSIGALVLTIIAGIKANEGLDYRYPFTWRPLK
- the rph gene encoding ribonuclease PH; amino-acid sequence: MNRPSGRAADQLRPIRITRHYTKHAEGSVLVEFGDTKVICTVSAESGVPRFLKGQGQGWLTAEYGMLPRSTGERNQREAARGKQGGRTLEIQRLIGRSLRAALDLSKLGENTLYIDCDVIQADGGTRTASITGATVALIDALAVLKKRGALKGNPLKQMVAAVSVGMYQGEPVLDLDYLEDSAAETDLNVVMTDAGGFIEVQGTAEGAPFQPAELNAMLELAQQGLRELFELQRAALAD
- a CDS encoding YicC/YloC family endoribonuclease; the protein is MVHSMTAFARVERASTHGTLSWELRSVNHRYLEPNLRLPEAFRDLEGAVREALRQGLSRGKVECTLRFNEENAGKALQVDRERAAQLVAAAETVADLIKNPAPLDPLAVLAWPGVLVGDAADPQALNASALAAFTQALDELKAGRAREGAELSKIIDERLTAMQEDVANLRQLVPEMLANQRQKVLDRFTEMKAELDPQRLEQEMVLLAQKSDVAEELDRLTTHVTEVRRVLKAGGAAGRRLDFLMQELNREANTLGSKAFDPRSTQAAVNLKVLIEQMREQVQNIE
- the gmk gene encoding guanylate kinase, which produces MSGTLYIVSAPSGAGKTSLVKALLDAMPSVRVSVSHTTRGMRPGEVDGVNYHFVGHDTFRAMLERNEFLEHAQVFDNLYGTSQRWVEKTLAEGNDLILEIDWQGAQQVRRLMPQAQSIFILPPTQEALRQRLTNRGQDSDEVIERRMQEAVSEMSHYVEYDHLVINDDFAHALEDLKAIFRARQLRQDAQQQRHTELLQRLLA
- the rpoZ gene encoding DNA-directed RNA polymerase subunit omega, which encodes MARVTVEDCLDNVDNRFELVMLATKRSRQLATGGKEPKVPWENDKPTVVALREIASGLIDNEIVLLEDVVEEEPLFAAFEDEANNEAL
- the spoT gene encoding bifunctional GTP diphosphokinase/guanosine-3',5'-bis pyrophosphate 3'-pyrophosphohydrolase, yielding MPSIDAFADRLSSYLGPDQVNLVRRAYYYAEQAHDGQRRRSGEAYVTHPLAVANILADMHMDHQSLMAAMLHDVIEDTGIAKEALTAQFGETVSELVDGVSKLTQMNFESKAEAQAENFQKMAMAMARDIRVILVKLADRLHNMRTLEVLSGEKRRRIAKETLEIYAPIANRLGMHSMRVEFEDLGFKAMHPMRSERIRQAVKKARGNRREIVGKIQESLVNCLARESMEGQVLGREKHLFSIYKKMRGKRKAFNEIMDVYAFRIVVDKVDTCYRVLGAVHNLYKPFPGRFKDYIAIPKANGYQSLHTTLFGMHGVPIEIQIRTREMEEMANHGIAAHWLYKSSEEEAQKGTHARARQWVKGILELQQRAGNSLEFIENVKIDLFPDEVYVFTPKGRIMELPKGSTAVDFAYAVHTDVGNSCIACRINRRLAPLSEPLQSGATVEIVTAPGTRPNPAWLNFVVTGKARTHIRHALKLQRRSESINLGERLLNKTLAGFDSHLEKIPQERIQGVLNEYRMEVFEDLLEEIGLGNRMAYVVARRLLSSEGEQAPSAEGPLAIRGTEGLVLSYAKCCTPIPGDPIVGHLSAGKGMVVHLENCRNISEIRHNPEKCIQLSWAKDVTGEFNVELRVELEHQRGLIALLATSVNAADGNIEKISMDERDGRISVVQLVVSVHDRVHLARVIKKLRALKGVIRITRMRS